In one Funiculus sociatus GB2-C1 genomic region, the following are encoded:
- a CDS encoding HlyD family efflux transporter periplasmic adaptor subunit: MMNQQNGTNSNNRPAAASEAKSELEKLYPQPSNKNLKYTHNSKFEQPVILRQSPMWSRAIVWGIIGVTTFSFVWASVVKIEEAIPAQGKLEPQGAVKEIQAPMGGVVRTIHVEDGQRVKQGELLLSLDTTAAQAQKNSLDNISQALIQENQFYRTILNGQNSPARIEQAIAQLNLPPEIASLTKSRSALASENKLYRTQLTGSFQGSDLTLEQQARLQSSLEELKSRTVAAELEVKQLERQLSQNELQLANAKNVLVVNERIFNDLKPLMKDGGISRIQFLRQQQEVGTRQAEVNQLLQEEERLQFAIAQAKEKQQNTVSLSRKDLFSQIADNEKKLAEIDGQLNKAMVENDKRLAEIKSQLSQAQLTLKYQEIRSPVNGVVFELQAHTPGFVATTSEPILKIVPSENLIAKIFITNKDIGFVKVEDKMQVDVRIDSFPFSEFGDIKGELISIGSDALPPTEIRPFYSFPAKIRLDQQFIVINGRQMPLQSGMSLSANIKVRKRPVISIFTDLFIQKIESLKFVR, from the coding sequence ATGATGAATCAACAGAATGGTACTAATTCCAATAATCGGCCCGCAGCTGCATCAGAAGCCAAATCTGAATTGGAAAAATTGTATCCCCAACCCTCAAATAAGAACTTAAAATATACTCATAATAGTAAATTTGAACAACCTGTAATTCTCCGGCAATCACCTATGTGGTCGCGGGCAATCGTTTGGGGGATTATCGGTGTAACAACATTCAGCTTTGTGTGGGCATCTGTTGTCAAAATTGAGGAGGCTATCCCAGCACAAGGCAAACTAGAACCTCAAGGTGCAGTTAAAGAAATTCAAGCACCTATGGGAGGTGTTGTAAGGACAATTCACGTTGAAGATGGACAAAGGGTTAAGCAAGGTGAATTGCTTTTAAGTCTGGATACAACTGCTGCTCAAGCTCAAAAAAATTCCCTGGATAATATTTCCCAAGCCTTAATTCAGGAAAATCAATTTTATCGAACTATACTGAATGGACAGAATTCGCCAGCCAGAATAGAACAAGCGATCGCGCAACTTAACTTACCTCCAGAAATCGCCTCGCTCACCAAAAGCCGTTCTGCTCTAGCATCGGAAAATAAACTCTATCGCACTCAACTGACAGGTTCTTTTCAAGGCTCAGACTTAACACTTGAGCAACAAGCACGTCTTCAATCAAGTTTAGAAGAATTAAAGTCTCGCACTGTTGCTGCTGAATTGGAAGTTAAACAATTGGAAAGGCAACTGAGCCAGAATGAGTTACAGCTAGCAAACGCTAAAAATGTTTTAGTTGTAAACGAGCGAATTTTTAACGATTTGAAGCCTTTAATGAAAGACGGGGGAATTTCCCGAATTCAGTTTTTAAGACAGCAACAAGAAGTTGGAACCCGTCAGGCTGAAGTGAACCAACTGCTACAGGAAGAGGAGCGTTTGCAGTTTGCGATCGCGCAAGCCAAAGAAAAGCAACAAAACACCGTTTCCCTTTCCCGAAAAGACTTGTTCTCGCAGATTGCGGACAACGAGAAAAAACTTGCTGAAATTGATGGTCAGTTGAATAAAGCAATGGTGGAAAATGACAAACGCCTTGCTGAAATTAAAAGTCAATTGAGCCAAGCCCAGCTAACTTTAAAATATCAGGAAATTAGATCGCCTGTAAATGGGGTTGTATTTGAGCTACAGGCTCATACACCAGGTTTTGTTGCTACCACTAGCGAACCAATTCTCAAAATAGTTCCTAGCGAAAACCTCATAGCCAAAATTTTTATCACCAATAAAGACATCGGTTTTGTAAAAGTCGAAGATAAAATGCAAGTAGATGTCAGAATAGATTCTTTTCCCTTTAGTGAATTCGGTGATATTAAAGGTGAGTTAATTTCTATTGGTTCAGATGCTTTACCACCCACTGAAATTCGTCCTTTCTACAGTTTCCCTGCCAAAATTCGCCTAGACCAACAATTTATTGTGATTAATGGTCGGCAAATGCCACTACAATCAGGGATGTCATTAAGTGCAAATATCAAAGTACGCAAGCGTCCAGTTATTAGCATCTTTACAGATTTGTTTATCCAGAAAATTGAAAGCCTGAAGTTTGTTAGATAA
- a CDS encoding peptidase domain-containing ABC transporter, which yields MTYTRINIQEFLLKLSPFDQLPIADLEKLSEKFGLLRYRMGQAILLREKMPAQVTILYEGQARLLGYDPYNQMAVTLQRLEPGEVLGWVGLLRGTPCETAIASTETLCLTLSAGDFLALLKQHPHLAAAFQNRCSLIEVFDLLSVYLQQRADSETLLKAAGVLNLKDLTLKAYSESVIGNLPGDRNSLDSNRMWLVSNSSLQQLSVGDCLSFDDISSLKTEASSQIRLVGLPDLLGSPTQSAIIPNQKSEIQNREDIPYAPDTPSELESVENTFQKSAKRQKYPFVRGSGTLEAAVACFQMLSLHLGLPFRKDVIKRILASQLDRTGSLSLPVYGAVAELMGLTAQLINVPANAVSRLPEPAIIIWQDSAAILYEISQKEIVFAVPEIGILRQKPADFIQNWGSEGQVLLLKTNRNTPKERFSLRWFLPSVYRYRQVLTEVFVASFFVQLFGLANPLITQIIIDKVLIQNSPDTLQVLGVFLVVMAIFEAVLTSLRTYLFVDTTNRIDIALSSEIIDHLLRLPLRYFERRPVGELSTRINELENIRQFLTGTVLTVALDAVFSVIYIVVMAIYSWLLTLVALATIPLFALLTMLVSPIVRRQLRSKAERNAETQSYLVEVLSGIQTVKAQNIELRSRWQWQERYGRYVSAGFENVLTSTTAGATSNFLNKLSSLLVLWVGAYLVLQGKLSLGELIAFRIISGYVTSPLLRLTQLWQNFQETALSLERLSDILDTPPEADELDRKNIPMPVIRGDVKYDNVSFRFNPTGPLQLNNISVKFPAGAFVGIVGQSGSGKSTLMKLLPRLYPLESGRILVDGYDITKVELYSIRRQIGIVPQDTLLFEGTVQENIALNAPDASAEAIIEAARIAVAHDFIMDLPNGYNTNVGERGSALSGGQRQRIAIARTILQNPNLLILDEATSALDYNAERQVCLNLADAFRGRTVFFITHRLTTIKNADMILMMDQGSIVEQGTHEQLMEMKGRYYCLYQQQEAQL from the coding sequence ATGACATACACTAGAATCAATATTCAAGAATTTTTATTAAAATTATCTCCTTTCGATCAACTGCCAATTGCTGACCTAGAAAAGCTATCGGAAAAATTTGGGTTATTGCGATATCGCATGGGGCAAGCAATTTTATTGCGGGAAAAAATGCCTGCCCAAGTTACTATTCTCTATGAAGGGCAAGCGCGTCTATTGGGGTACGACCCTTATAACCAGATGGCGGTGACACTGCAACGGCTAGAACCTGGTGAAGTGCTAGGTTGGGTTGGGTTGCTCCGGGGTACGCCTTGTGAGACTGCGATCGCATCTACAGAAACTCTTTGTCTAACTCTCAGCGCAGGGGATTTTTTAGCTTTACTAAAACAACATCCCCACTTAGCTGCTGCTTTTCAAAATCGCTGTTCTTTGATAGAAGTTTTTGACTTACTAAGCGTCTACTTACAACAGCGAGCTGATAGCGAAACACTCTTGAAAGCAGCGGGTGTGTTAAATCTTAAAGACCTAACCTTAAAAGCTTATTCAGAATCAGTAATTGGCAATTTACCTGGTGATAGAAACTCTTTGGATTCTAACCGGATGTGGTTAGTTAGTAACAGTAGCTTACAGCAGTTATCTGTGGGCGATTGCCTAAGTTTTGATGATATATCTTCTCTGAAAACAGAAGCATCCAGTCAAATTCGTTTGGTAGGCTTACCTGATCTTTTAGGTTCGCCAACTCAATCAGCTATAATCCCAAATCAAAAATCAGAAATCCAGAATCGGGAAGATATTCCTTATGCTCCCGACACACCCTCTGAACTAGAGTCAGTCGAGAACACTTTTCAAAAATCAGCGAAACGCCAGAAATATCCTTTTGTGCGAGGTAGCGGCACATTAGAAGCTGCTGTAGCTTGTTTTCAGATGCTTTCCTTGCATCTAGGTCTGCCCTTTCGCAAAGACGTAATTAAGAGAATTTTAGCCAGCCAATTAGATAGAACTGGTAGCCTTTCTTTACCAGTTTACGGTGCAGTAGCTGAATTGATGGGGTTGACAGCTCAACTAATTAATGTGCCCGCTAATGCCGTAAGTCGTTTGCCAGAACCAGCAATAATTATCTGGCAAGATAGCGCCGCAATTCTCTACGAAATTAGCCAAAAAGAAATAGTTTTCGCAGTGCCTGAAATAGGCATCTTACGACAAAAACCCGCTGACTTTATTCAAAATTGGGGATCTGAAGGGCAGGTACTGCTGCTTAAAACTAATCGCAATACTCCCAAAGAACGTTTTAGCCTGCGTTGGTTTTTGCCTTCAGTTTATCGTTATCGGCAAGTGCTAACAGAGGTATTTGTTGCCTCTTTCTTCGTGCAATTATTTGGCTTAGCTAACCCTTTAATTACTCAAATTATTATAGATAAAGTTCTAATTCAAAATAGCCCGGATACATTGCAAGTTTTGGGGGTGTTTCTAGTGGTGATGGCTATTTTTGAAGCCGTCCTCACCAGTTTGCGAACTTACTTATTTGTAGACACTACCAATCGCATTGACATAGCCCTGAGTTCGGAAATTATTGACCACTTACTGCGGTTGCCTTTGCGATACTTTGAACGGCGACCTGTGGGCGAATTATCAACCAGAATCAATGAATTAGAAAATATCCGTCAATTTTTAACCGGAACAGTTTTAACTGTTGCGTTAGATGCGGTTTTTTCTGTTATTTACATCGTAGTAATGGCGATTTATAGTTGGCTGCTGACGTTGGTTGCTTTAGCCACCATACCTCTGTTTGCATTGCTAACTATGCTGGTTTCTCCCATCGTCCGGCGACAGTTGCGTAGTAAAGCTGAACGCAATGCAGAAACGCAATCTTATTTAGTAGAAGTTTTATCAGGCATTCAAACAGTAAAAGCTCAAAATATTGAACTGCGATCGCGCTGGCAATGGCAAGAACGATATGGGCGTTATGTGAGTGCTGGTTTTGAAAACGTTTTGACTTCCACAACTGCGGGCGCTACTAGTAATTTTCTGAACAAACTTTCAAGTTTGTTAGTGCTTTGGGTGGGAGCTTATTTAGTGCTGCAAGGTAAATTATCTCTAGGGGAATTAATTGCATTTAGGATTATTTCTGGCTACGTCACAAGCCCTTTATTGCGCTTAACTCAACTGTGGCAAAACTTCCAAGAAACAGCTTTATCTTTAGAACGTCTTAGCGATATCTTGGATACGCCGCCAGAAGCAGATGAACTAGATCGCAAAAATATTCCGATGCCAGTAATTCGGGGAGATGTAAAGTATGACAATGTATCTTTCCGCTTTAATCCGACTGGGCCACTACAACTAAATAATATTAGTGTAAAATTTCCGGCTGGTGCGTTTGTAGGAATTGTCGGGCAAAGTGGTTCTGGTAAAAGCACGTTGATGAAGCTTCTACCTCGTCTTTATCCACTCGAATCTGGTCGGATTCTGGTTGATGGCTATGATATTACTAAAGTAGAACTTTATTCTATTCGCCGTCAGATTGGAATTGTGCCGCAGGATACGCTGTTGTTTGAAGGTACAGTTCAGGAAAATATTGCTTTAAATGCTCCCGATGCTAGCGCTGAAGCAATTATTGAAGCTGCAAGAATTGCGGTTGCTCATGACTTTATTATGGACTTGCCGAATGGCTATAATACTAACGTTGGGGAACGGGGTTCAGCACTATCTGGGGGACAAAGACAGCGGATAGCGATCGCTCGTACTATTTTGCAAAACCCAAACTTGTTGATTTTAGATGAAGCAACCAGCGCTCTAGACTATAATGCTGAGCGACAAGTGTGTTTGAATTTAGCAGACGCTTTTCGGGGTCGCACCGTATTTTTCATTACTCACCGTCTTACCACAATTAAGAACGCCGACATGATTCTGATGATGGATCAAGGCTCAATTGTGGAACAAGGAACTCATGAACAGTTAATGGAAATGAAAGGTCGTTATTACTGCCTTTATCAACAACAAGAAGCACAATTATAA
- a CDS encoding peptidylprolyl isomerase — MTIVLQVGDRSITAEEIIPLLASYRLLPQLLRELIIDSAIASIECKPEEITRVSQQLQQQNSQGMAPEQAIRGLKIEKFKTVTWSNKVEPYFLKRKGQLDKIIYSLIRTQDVGIAQELYFRIQEKEQSFAELAREYSQGPEAQTGGLIGPVELSVPHPTLAQILSKSQPGQLLPPTRLGEWLVIVRMEKFIPVQLDDATRQRLIDELFSTWLQEQVNNCYQSLAISH; from the coding sequence ATGACTATAGTTCTGCAAGTAGGCGATCGCTCGATTACTGCCGAGGAAATTATTCCCTTACTAGCTAGTTATCGGCTCCTACCTCAGTTATTACGCGAACTTATTATTGACTCTGCGATCGCTTCTATCGAATGTAAGCCAGAGGAAATAACCCGTGTCAGCCAGCAATTGCAGCAGCAAAATTCTCAGGGAATGGCTCCAGAACAAGCCATTCGAGGGTTAAAGATTGAAAAGTTTAAAACTGTGACCTGGAGTAATAAAGTAGAACCTTATTTTTTAAAGCGCAAAGGACAGCTAGATAAAATCATTTATTCCTTGATTAGAACTCAAGACGTCGGTATTGCACAAGAACTGTATTTCCGCATTCAAGAAAAAGAGCAGTCTTTCGCCGAACTAGCGAGAGAATATTCCCAAGGGCCGGAGGCTCAAACAGGCGGTTTAATTGGCCCGGTGGAGTTAAGTGTACCCCATCCCACCCTAGCTCAGATACTTAGCAAAAGTCAGCCCGGTCAACTATTGCCACCGACTCGTTTAGGCGAATGGCTGGTGATTGTACGAATGGAAAAATTTATTCCGGTTCAATTGGATGATGCCACGCGACAGCGGTTAATTGATGAACTATTTAGCACCTGGCTACAAGAGCAAGTTAATAATTGTTACCAGTCATTAGCTATTAGTCATTAG